The genomic region AAAGATGGAATAAAAATTGGGATTTTAGGAGTTGGAATTAAATTAAAAGGACTTGTTGATCAACGTTTATATAAAGAGACTAAATATTTAGATCCAATTGAACAAGCTAATCACTATGCGACCCATTTAAAGCAGGTAGAAAAATGTAATTTGGTTATTTGTTTATCGCATTTAGGATATGAATATTCTGATAACAAACTATCTGACAAACAATTAGCCAAAAACTCAAAAAACATTGATTTAATAATTGGTGGTCATACCCACACTTTTTTAGAAAAAGCTGAAACCTTTTTCAATAAAGAAGGTAAGAGAGTATTGGTGAATCAAGCCGGATGGGCAGCTTTAAGCTTGGGACGTATTGATTTCTTTTTTGATAAGAAAAAAGCTCAAAAAAGTGATTTTGAAGCGAATACGTTTTCGACAAAAAACTATGCCAGAATTTAACATTGAGTTAATGTCAAAAAAAGTTATAAAACAATAGTGAAAACATTTTTTTATTAACTTTTTTTTGTGAACATTTGTATTGTTGAATTTGAGCAGCTACCAAAAGTTTTATTAAAAGACTTTAAGCTTGATTTTAGCCACAAAAGAAGAATTTTCTTAACCAATTATATAGAATTTAAAATATGAGTAAAAACCTGAAACAAATTTGGGATAACTGTCTTATGGTTATCAAAGATAATGTGCCATTGCAAGCTTATAAAACTTGGTTTGAACCTATCAAGCCAATTAAGTTAAGAAGTAATGTACTTACTATCCAAGTTCCTTCTCAGTTTTTTTACGAGTGGTTAGAAGAGCATTATGTTGTTTTATTAAGAAAAACAATTAGAAAAGAGTTAGGACCAGATGCTAAATTAGAATATAGCATTATTATGGAAAACAACAGTGCTAAAAACACGAATCCATATACGGTTAAAATTCCAACAACGAACAAGAAAGCGATCAAGAACCCTTCTGTAGCGATGCCTTTGGATATTAGTACTAATCCAATTAGAAATCCATTCATCATCCCTGGTCTTCGCAAGATTAATATTGATTCTAATTTGAATCCTAATTATTCTTTCGAAAATTTTATTGAAGGCGATTGCAATCGTTTGGCACGTTCTGCTGGTTATGCTGTTGCAGAAAAACCAGGAGGAACAGCTTTTAACCCACTATTGATATATGGTGGAGTTGGTTTAGGAAAAACACACCTAGCTCACGCTATTGGTATTTCAATTAAAAACAGGTTCCCAGGGAAAACAGTTTTATATGTTGCTTCTGAAAAGTTTACGCAACAGTTTATTGATGCTGTTAAAACGAATAACACCAATGACTTTATACATTTTTACCAAATGGTAGATGTATTGATTATTGATGATGTCCAGTTTTTCTCAGGAAAGGAAAAGACACAAGATGTATTCTTCCATATCTTTAACCACTTGCATCAAACTGGAAAGCAGATTATCTTAACATCAGACAAAGCTCCTGTAGAATTACAAGGAATGGAACAACGTCTATTATCTCGTTTTAAATGGGGATTATCAGCAGATTTACAAGTTCCAGATTTAGAAACAAGAATTGCTATCTTAAACCAAAAGATGTATGCTGACGGTATTGAACTACCGAAAGAAGTTGTTGAGTACTTAGCATATAGTATTTCTAGCAATATTAGAGAACTAGAGGGAGCATTAATCTCTTTAATTGCTCAATCTTCGTTAAACAAAAAATCAATCACTTTAGATTTAGCTAAACAAATGATTGACAAATTTGTTAAGAATACAGCAAGAGAAGTTAGCATTGAGTACATCCAAAAAGTAGTTTGTGATTATTTCGATTTACCAATCGAATTAATGAAGTCTAAAACTAGAAAAAGAGAAGTTGTACAAGCAAGACAAATTGCCATGTATTTCTCTAAAAAGATGACCAAGTCTTCTTTAGCTAATATTGGAGCTCACTGTGGAGGAAAAGACCACGCTACTGTATTACACGCTTGTAGAACAGTAAACAACCTATCTGAAACAGATAAAAAGTTTAAAGTTTACTTAGATGATTTAGATAAAAAACTAAGCATTCAATAACATTTTAAAAAAGCTCGTTTATTCATTTAAA from Flavobacteriales bacterium harbors:
- the dnaA gene encoding chromosomal replication initiator protein DnaA, translating into MSKNLKQIWDNCLMVIKDNVPLQAYKTWFEPIKPIKLRSNVLTIQVPSQFFYEWLEEHYVVLLRKTIRKELGPDAKLEYSIIMENNSAKNTNPYTVKIPTTNKKAIKNPSVAMPLDISTNPIRNPFIIPGLRKINIDSNLNPNYSFENFIEGDCNRLARSAGYAVAEKPGGTAFNPLLIYGGVGLGKTHLAHAIGISIKNRFPGKTVLYVASEKFTQQFIDAVKTNNTNDFIHFYQMVDVLIIDDVQFFSGKEKTQDVFFHIFNHLHQTGKQIILTSDKAPVELQGMEQRLLSRFKWGLSADLQVPDLETRIAILNQKMYADGIELPKEVVEYLAYSISSNIRELEGALISLIAQSSLNKKSITLDLAKQMIDKFVKNTAREVSIEYIQKVVCDYFDLPIELMKSKTRKREVVQARQIAMYFSKKMTKSSLANIGAHCGGKDHATVLHACRTVNNLSETDKKFKVYLDDLDKKLSIQ